In one window of Micromonospora cathayae DNA:
- a CDS encoding tripartite tricarboxylate transporter TctB family protein: MTTTHPAPDAGDRSAASPLREAALGGVFLLVGVVLLVLARSIELPQRVMAVSPRIWPEMLAYGIIGLSVLQIVGSVVRPARDDTDDETEPATRIGILRVAGFVLATAAFGVLWYYVHFLVSATVFIAALTWIAGGRGVKDLVLFPAGVTAVLYVLFALLLKVPV; encoded by the coding sequence GTGACCACCACCCACCCGGCTCCCGACGCGGGTGACCGCAGTGCCGCCTCGCCCCTGCGCGAGGCGGCACTGGGCGGAGTCTTCCTGCTGGTGGGCGTCGTTCTCCTCGTGTTGGCCCGCTCGATCGAGTTGCCGCAGCGGGTCATGGCGGTCAGTCCACGGATCTGGCCGGAGATGCTGGCCTACGGGATCATCGGCCTGTCGGTGCTGCAGATCGTCGGCAGCGTCGTCCGTCCCGCCCGGGACGACACCGACGACGAGACCGAGCCGGCCACCCGGATCGGGATCCTGCGGGTCGCCGGCTTCGTGCTGGCCACCGCCGCCTTCGGCGTGCTCTGGTACTACGTCCACTTCCTGGTCTCCGCGACGGTCTTCATCGCGGCGCTGACCTGGATCGCGGGCGGCCGGGGGGTCAAGGACCTGGTGCTCTTCCCGGCCGGCGTCACGGCGGTGCTCTACGTCCTCTTCGCGCTCCTGTTGAAGGTGCCGGTATGA